The proteins below are encoded in one region of Ricinus communis isolate WT05 ecotype wild-type chromosome 6, ASM1957865v1, whole genome shotgun sequence:
- the LOC125370308 gene encoding uncharacterized mitochondrial protein AtMg00810-like codes for MDVKNAFLQGNLEEEVYMTPPPGYEVITTNQSMVCKLKKAIYGLKQSLRAWYAKLSFFLLKLNFIKSTSDSSMFVKHTHTCTIIILIYVDDIIITGTNNEKIEEVKQKLKEEFDIKDLGQLSYFLGIEIAKSHKGLFLSQRKYVLDLLKETGKLGVKPVDSPMETKVKLNLEDGNPLDNIGNYQRLVGKLIYLTVTRPDITYAVSVVSQFMHAPRTSHLDAINRILRYLKGTPSQGIWMKDNSSNDIVGFSDADWAGSCDRKSTSGFCTFVGGNLVTWKSKKQTVTARSSAEAEYRAMASTASELTWIKQALTDMGIKVKEPIKMYCDNQAARHIASNPVFHERTKHIEVDCHFIREKVQSGEIETPFIRSNEQLADIFTKALDKSHHHRLLTKMSSINLFEPTLRGSVEKQGPQTGSSQETRSSQASK; via the coding sequence ATGGACGTTAAAAATGCCTTTCTCCAAGGGAATCTCGAAGAAGAGGTATATATGACTCCTCCCCCAGGTTATGAGGTCATCACCACCAATCAATCCATGGTATGTAAACTGAAAAAGGCTATCTATGGACTAAAACAATCTCTgagagcatggtatgccaagctaagctttttccttttaaaactCAATTTCATTAAAAGTACATCCGATTCTTCTATGTTTGTTAAACACACTCATACTTGCACCATCATTATTCTCATTTATGTTGACGATATTATCATAACAGGCAccaataatgaaaaaattgaggaagtaaaacaaaaattaaaagaggaaTTTGACATTAAAGATCTCGGACAATTGTCCTACTTCCTTGGAATAGAAATAGCCAAATCCCATAAAGGTCTATTTctatctcaaagaaagtaCGTCCTTGatctattaaaagaaacaGGAAAACTAGGAGTAAAACCTGTAGATTCACCAATGGAGACTAAAGTTAAACTTAACCTTGAAGATGGCAATCCATTAGACAATATAGGGAATTATCAACGACTGGTAGGAAAACTAATCTATCTCACGGTAACCAGACCTGACATCACTTATGCTGTAAGTGTGGTAAGTCAGTTTATGCATGCACCTCGCACCAGTCATTTAGATGCCATCAATAGGATTCTTAGGTATCTCAAGGGGACTCCTAGTCAAGGAATTTGGATGAAAGATAACAGTTCAAATGATATTGTTGGTTtctctgatgcagattgggccgGAAGCTGTGACAGGAAATCAACTTCTGGCTTCTGCACATTTGTGGGTGGCAATCTAGTAACTtggaaaagcaagaaacaAACTGTAACTGCCAGGTCCAGTGCAGAGGCAGAATATAGAGCAATGGCATCAACAGCCAGTGAACTAACATGGATCAAGCAAGCGCTAACAGATATGGGAATTAAAGTCAAAGAACCAATAAAAATGTATTGTGATAATCAAGCAGCAAGACATATTGCTTCAAATCCCGTTTTTCACGAGCGCACCAAACACATCGAAGTGGATTGTCACTTTATAAGGGAAAAGGTTCAATctggagaaattgaaactcCATTCATCAGAAGCAATGAACAACTGGCAGACATCTTTACTAAAGCTCTAGATAAATCTCATCATCATAGGCTGCTCACCAAGATGAGTTCCATTAACTTATTTGAACCcaccttgagggggagtgttgagaAACAAGGGCCTCAGACTGGATCATCACAGGAAACCAGATCATCACAGGCATCAAAATAG
- the LOC125370452 gene encoding uncharacterized protein LOC125370452, whose amino-acid sequence MSAARKEKKKNKKQPTSSNTEANSSKLWPDLPKKLIYLIERQPSLCQAIFSRGVTKSWKIKPNKCNSNSTLPWLQLAIDDHEIANNYNKQPHTFNITFKRDCIWYWYRDSRPPEKLHVLGCSHGIIVSKQVPNYFNPAPNYVLRDATDDGGWYLPLWDIKHPLIYTSSSSKPSYQNKCVVIVLTGITSPAFAFYRMWGETREWMKKDSAIVDPRCSDPNGRSNLLRFTNGIWFKEKLFALSLQGTLAVIEEDIDSDVRITTLSKKRAVPSVSSMHFRECLIESEGKVLLVFLISRNSIKIVDYVEVYQLNTTKLTWIKKESIGDVTLFLGTNCCMSVSASRVGCRRNCICFTSKINDGWWIYDMQTGTISHGWSDSAIWIEEALLE is encoded by the coding sequence ATGTCAGCAGcgagaaaggaaaagaagaaaaacaaaaagcagCCCACATCATCTAACACAGAAGCCAACAGTTCAAAACTATGGCCAGATCTTCCAAAGAAACTTATCTACCTGATAGAAAGGCAGCCTTCGCTATGTCAAGCAATCTTTTCCAGGGGCGTGACGAAGTCCTggaaaataaaaccaaacaaGTGTAATTCAAATTCTACACTTCCATGGCTTCAGCTCGCCATTGATGATCATGAAATTgctaataattataacaaGCAGCCTCACACCTTCAACATCACGTTTAAAAGGGATTGTATATGGTATTGGTACCGCGATTCGCGTCCGCCTGAGAAACTCCATGTTCTTGGATGCAGCCATGGCATAATAGTGTCTAAACAAGTTCCAAATTACTTCAATCCAGCTCCGAATTATGTACTACGAGATGCAACCGATGATGGAGGATGGTATTTACCATTATGGGATATCAAACACCCATTAATATACACTTCTTCATCTTCCAAGCCCAGTTACCAAAATAAATGCGTTGTGATTGTTTTGACAGGCATCACTAGTCCAGCTTTCGCTTTCTACAGAATGTGGGGTGAAACAAGAGAATGGATGAAAAAGGATAGCGCCATTGTTGATCCCCGTTGTTCTGACCCGAATGGTAGAAGTAATCTCTTGCGATTTACCAATGGCATTTGGTTCAAGGAAAAGTTATTCGCTTTGAGCTTGCAAGGAACTTTGGCAGTTATAGAAGAAGACATCGATTCCGATGTCAGAATCACAACTTTGAGTAAGAAAAGAGCTGTTCCGTCTGTTTCGTCGATGCATTTTAGAGAATGTTTGATTGAATCAGAAGGGAAGGTTTTGCTAGTCTTCCTCATATCCagaaattcaattaagataGTGGATTATGTGGAAGTTTACCAACTTAACACTACTAAACTTACATGgattaagaaagaaagtatTGGGGATGTAACATTGTTTTTGGGTACTAATTGTTGTATGTCTGTCTCAGCAAGCAGAGTCGGATGCAGGAGAAACTGTATCTGCTTTACTAGCAAGATTAATGATGGCTGGTGGATATATGACATGCAAACAGGCACCATTTCTCATGGTTGGAGCGATTCCGCAATCTGGATTGAAGAAGCACTACTGGAATAA
- the LOC8279205 gene encoding L-type lectin-domain containing receptor kinase IX.1: MELYMPLMFQRFHVHLNRDILQTCHICSCQIFLRAMAFSKFNKTRSHSPGQLSLLMVAVVILFICFKVPSVTSLSFDFPSFNQNDRNIRYAGNASVTSQEISLTTNQREKDMSASMGRIIYASPLYLWDKESKNLTNFFTNFSFTIDSLNSTNYGDGMAFFLAPTDFPFPDMAGGGFGLSKDNETSAYPFVAVEFDTYGNKGWDPPFDSGNGEHVGIDINLTVSKNHTKWYTDIEDGRRNDASISYDSSSKVLSVTFTSFNSSSNEMFEQNLSYQVDLRDCLPEWVAIGFSATTGASFEMHTLHSWYFTSDLQFIDKPIPPTVSAPMIEEVPPTKRSKKEVGLVVGLSVSGFVIFISLICLFMWKRSRGETNVDDEEVVDHFDMSMDEDFEKGTGPRKFSYNDLVRATNNFSEQEKLGEGGFGAVYKGFLREFMNSYVAVKRISKGSKQGMKEYASEVKIISRLRHRNLVQLIGWCHEEKKLLLVYEFMPNGSLDSHLFKQDSLLTWDIRYKIAQGLASGLLYLQEEWEQCVLHRDIKSSNIMLDSNFNAKLGDFGLARLVDHGKGPETTILAGTMGYMAPECAITGKASRESDVYSFGVVALEIACGRKPINYKAGEDQVYLIQWVWNLYGGGPSKLLEAADPRLNGDFDEQQMKCLIIVGLWCVHPDEKCRASIRQAIQVLKFEAPLPILPAKMPVPTYSPPPQPPSSVSLSWEATGSQNQSSSCSYTTNSSISTVSSSGSSTSALLMHTR, translated from the coding sequence atggAATTATACATGCCATTGATGTTCCAACGATTTCATGTTCACTTAAACAGAGACATCCTTCAGACTTGCCACATCTGTAGCTGTCAAATCTTTCTCCGAGCTATGGCCTTCAGCAAGTTCAACAAAACTCGCAGCCATTCACCAGGACAGCTATCTCTTCTTATGGTGGCGGTGGTGATCTTATTCATCTGCTTCAAAGTGCCTTCTGTCACTTCCCTGAGTTTTGATTTTCCCAGTTTCAATCAGAATGATCGCAATATACGTTACGCAGGAAATGCCTCTGTCACTAGCCAGGAAATCTCCCTCACAACAAACCAGAGAGAGAAGGATATGTCTGCCAGCATGGGTCGTATCATCTATGCTAGCCCTTTATACCTTTGGGACAAGGAGTCCAAAAACCTCACCAACTTCTTTACCAATTTTTCCTTCACTATTGATTCTTTAAACAGTACCAACTACGGAGATGGGATGGCTTTCTTCCTTGCACCAACTGATTTCCCATTTCCGGACATGGCCGGTGGCGGTTTTGGTCTTTCTAAAGACAACGAAACGTCTGCATATCCATTTGTTGCAGTCGAATTTGATACTTACGGAAACAAAGGTTGGGATCCACCTTTTGATAGTGGTAATGGCGAACATGTAGGTATCGATATCAACTTGACGGTATCTAAGAATCATACTAAGTGGTACACTGATATAGAGGATGGTAGAAGAAATGATGCTTCAATTAGCTACGACTCTAGTTCGAAAGTTTTAAGCGTTACATTCACCAGCTTTAATTCCAGTAGCAATGAGATGTTCGAGCAAAATCTTTCTTATCAAGTTGATCTAAGGGACTGTTTGCCTGAATGGGTTGCAATTGGTTTCTCAGCTACCACAGGAGCATCATTTGAGATGCATACTCTTCACTCATGGTATTTCACTTCCGACTTGCAATTCATTGACAAGCCAATACCGCCAACAGTCAGTGCCCCAATGATTGAGGAGGTTCCACCAACAAAGAGATCAAAGAAAGAGGTGGGACTTGTGGTTGGGTTAAGTGTATCTGGATTTGTAATCTTTATTAGTCTAATTTGCCTTTTCATGTGGAAAAGAAGCAGAGGAGAGACAaatgttgatgatgaagaagttgTTGATCATTTTGATATGTCAATGGATGAAGATTTTGAAAAGGGTACTGGGCCAAGAAAGTTTTCCTACAACGACTTGGTTAGGGCCACAAATAACTTTTCGGAGCAAGAAAAACTTGGGGAGGGAGGTTTTGGTGCAGTGTATAAAGGATTCTTGAGGGAATTCATGAACTCCTATGTAGCGGTGAAGAGAATATCAAAAGGTTCCAAACAAGGAATGAAGGAGTATGCATCGGAAGTTAAGATCATTAGTAGATTGAGGCACAGGAATTTAGTCCAACTCATAGGTTGGTGCCACGAAGAAAAGAAACTCTTACTTGTTTATGAGTTCATGCCTAATGGAAGCTTGGATTCCCATCTTTTTAAACAAGACAGCTTGTTGACATGGGATATAAGGTACAAAATTGCTCAAGGATTGGCTTCAGGGTTGCTGTATTTACAAGAAGAATGGGAGCAATGTGTATTGCATAGAGATATAAAGTCCAGCAATATCATGTtagattcaaattttaatgcCAAACTTGGTGATTTTGGTTTGGCAAGACTAGTAGATCATGGCAAAGGTCCAGAAACCACAATTTTGGCTGGGACAATGGGCTACATGGCTCCAGAATGTGCCATTACAGGCAAGGCTAGCAGGGAATCAGATGTCTATAGTTTTGGTGTTGTCGCTTTGGAAATAGCTTGCGGAAGAAAACCCATCAACTATAAGGCTGGTGAAGATCAAGTTTATCTGATACAATGGGTTTGGAATCTTTATGGTGGAGGACCTTCAAAGTTGCTTGAAGCCGCTGATCCGAGACTAAATGGAGATTTTGATGAGCAGCAAATGAAATGTCTGATAATAGTCGGGCTTTGGTGTGTTCATCCAGATGAAAAATGTAGAGCTTCAATTCGACAGGCAATTCAAGTCCTTAAGTTTGAAGCCCCGTTGCCCATTCTTCCAGCAAAAATGCCTGTGCCCACGTATTCTCCTCCCCCTCAACCTCCTTCATCAGTGTCTTTGTCCTGGGAAGCTACTGGAAGCCAAAACCAATCTTCAAGCTGTAGCTACACAACTAATTCTTCGATAAGCACTGTATCTTCTTCAGGCTCCTCTACATCTGCGTTGCTGATGCACACTCGTTAA
- the LOC8279202 gene encoding L-type lectin-domain containing receptor kinase IX.1, translated as MSLIIYFIQSLFINIFVFLTLKAYATQLNFSYSSFDSNHPEIFTERDTSVSQQGIELIINLSDLKREGSVGRATYRKPLHLWDKASGNLTNFTTHFSFIINSSNKSPFGDGLAFFLAPNDSGIHPDVKSGGGLALAMNDDVNHALNYEENQFVAVEFDTFQNPWDPVGTHVGINIRSMKSVVNVSWPSNVMEGSRTDAWITYDSSHKTLNVSFVYVDCMNNSKMHGNISAVVDLAKCLPEWVTFGFSASTGALYEVNRITSWEFKSSSKIVDLVNIPNANSAANPVFPNDNKSNTGIVAGLSGGACALIAAAGLIFYSLRRKGKKEVEMNDDSVLEVSFGDDFKNGTGPRKFSYDELVDVTKNFSEGEKLGEGGFGAVYRGFLKDLNCYVAVKRVSRESKQGIKEYAAEVKIISRMRHRNLVKLIGWCHEKELLLAYEFMPNGSLDTHLFKGRTLLTWEIRYKIAQGLASALLYLHEEGDQCVLHRDIKSSNIMLDSSFDAKLGDFGLARLVDHAKGAQTTVLAGTMGYMAPECFTSGKVSKESDIYSFGVVALEIACGRRVVEPKLQEKQARIVEWVWELYGTGKLLEAADPKLCGDFQEQEMVRLIIVGLWCVHPDRTFRPSIRQVINVLLSPEAPLPDLPSEMPVPAYLAPPMKISITSLISSYNSASSNGRPTQNSTYKVITDSSKVTSSSGASSPSVSLLLNSR; from the coding sequence ATGtcactaattatttattttattcagtCTCTCTTCATTAACATTTTCGTATTTCTCACTCTCAAAGCTTATGCAACTCAATTGAACTTCAGCTACTCCAGCTTTGATTCAAACCATCCTGAGATTTTCACAGAAAGAGATACAAGTGTGAGCCAACAAGGTATTGAACTCATCATAAACCTGAGTGATTTGAAAAGGGAAGGGAGTGTTGGTCGAGCCACGTATAGAAAACCATTGCACCTTTGGGACAAGGCATCAGGAAACTTGACAAACTTTACTACCCATTTCTCCTTTATTATCAACTCGAGCAATAAATCTCCCTTCGGAGATGGGCTAGCATTTTTCCTGGCTCCGAATGATTCAGGAATCCACCCTGATGTGAAATCTGGTGGCGGTCTTGCTCTAGCCATGAATGACGATGTCAATCATGCATTGAACTATGAAGAAAACCAGTTCGTTGCTGTGGAGTTCGATACCTTTCAAAATCCCTGGGATCCAGTAGGTACACATGTTGGCATCAATATCAGGTCCATGAAATCTGTTGTTAATGTGTCTTGGCCTAGCAATGTGATGGAAGGGAGCAGAACAGATGCTTGGATTACATATGATTCTAGCCACAAGACTTTGAATGTCAGTTTCGTTTACGTTGATTGTATGAACAACTCAAAAATGCATGGTAACATATCTGCTGTAGTTGATCTTGCCAAGTGTTTACCTGAATGGGTTACTTTTGGGTTCTCCGCCAGTACAGGAGCTTTATATGAGGTGAACAGAATTACATCGTGGGAGTTTAAATCAAGTTCAAAAATTGTAGATCTTGTGAACATCCCGAATGCTAATTCTGCAGCTAATCCTGTATTTCCGAACGACAATAAAAGTAACACAGGAATTGTAGCAGGCTTGAGTGGAGGAGCATGTGCTTTAATTGCCGCAGCAGGTCTCATTTTCTATAGTTTAAGGAGAAAGGGGAAGAAAGAAGTAGAAATGAATGATGATTCTGTCTTAGAAGTTTCTTTCGGTGATGATTTCAAGAATGGGACAGGACCAAGAAAATTTTCTTATGATGAATTGGTTGATGTAACAAAGAATTTTTCCGAGGGAGAGAAGCTTGGCGAAGGAGGATTTGGTGCGGTTTATAGAGGCTTCTTGAAGGATCTCAACTGCTATGTTGCTGTTAAGAGGGTATCAAGGGAGTCTAAGCAAGGAATCAAAGAGTATGCCGCAGAAGTGAAAATCATTAGCCGAATGCGGCATAGGAATTTGGTCAAGCTCATTGGTTGGTGCCATGAAAAAGAACTACTGCTCGCATATGAATTCATGCCTAATGGAAGCCTTGATACCCACCTTTTCAAAGGAAGGACCTTGTTGACATGGGAAATTAGGTACAAAATtgcacaaggattggcatctGCATTGTTGTATCTACACGAAGAAGGCGATCAATGCGTGCTGCATAGAGATATCAAATCTAGTAACATCATGTTGGATTCCAGTTTTGATGCTAAACTTGGGGATTTTGGGTTAGCTAGGCTTGTTGATCATGCAAAAGGAGCTCAAACCACAGTTTTAGCAGGAACAATGGGATACATGGCTCCTGAATGTTTCACATCTGGAAAGGTAAGCAAAGAATCCGATATATACAGTTTTGGAGTTGTTGCTTTGGAAATAGCCTGTGGAAGAAGAGTTGTAGAACCGAAACTGCAAGAAAAACAAGCAAGAATAGTGGAGTGGGTTTGGGAATTGTATGGAACAGGAAAACTTCTTGAAGCAGCTGACCCCAAACTTTGTGGAGATtttcaagaacaagaaatgGTGCGATTAATTATTGTTGGACTCTGGTGCGTGCATCCTGACAGAACATTTCGTCCGTCTATAAGGCAAGTGATCAATGTTCTGCTTAGTCCCGAAGCTCCGCTGCCTGATCTTCCATCAGAAATGCCTGTGCCGGCTTATCTTGCTCCTCCAATGAAAATATCTATAACATCCCTCATTTCATCTTATAATTCTGCTAGCAGTAACGGAAGGCCAACCCAGAATTCAACTTACAAAGTCATAACTGATTCATCAAAAGTCACGTCATCTTCTGGAGCATCATCTCCTTCTGTATCACTCTTGTTAAATTCTAGATAA
- the LOC8279201 gene encoding L-type lectin-domain containing receptor kinase IX.1 gives MSVLSSSNSHHQSSIICFLLLSLFTTSFLFHVTLEVYATPISFNFSGFDSNHPEIFTERDACVSIEGIDLTTNTRGTDQGKRVGRATYTNPLHLWDKVSGNLTNFTTHFSFIINSNGESNYGDGLTFFLALNGSRVPQNMEAGGGLGLAINDNVSHALNYAENQFVAIEFDTYKNPWDPLNDHVGINIRSMKSVEHVSWLSEVRQGITTDAWIRYDSSQKVLSVKFAHIDRYSNSIVEGKVSAVVDLAKHLPEWVTFGFSASTGLSKEMNRITSWEFNSSSDIVELNTTQSDPAGTANITPAANTGLLSKKSKSKIIGLVAGLSVGACVSIVGAGFASYLLRRKKQLKTDDPVFDFAFSDDFKNGTGPRKLSYNELADATDNFSEVKKLGEGGFGAVYRGFLKEINSYVAVKRVSKESKQGIKEYAAEVKIISRMRHRNLVKLMGWCHERELLLAYEFMPGGSLDAHLFKGKSLLKWEVRYKIAQGLASALLYLHEESDQCVLHRDIKSSNIMLDSSFDAKLGDFGLARLVDHAKGSQTTVLAGTMGYMAPECFTTGKASKESDIYSFGVVALEMACGRRVLEPGIEENQTRLMEWVWELYGIGKLLQAADPKLSGDFNEQEMERLMIVGLCCAHPDHAFRPSIRQVINLLISSEVPLPVLPPEMPVPAYLAPPVKLSMSSSYSSASSIRSIHNSSMRLIH, from the coding sequence ATGTCTGTTCTGTCGTCCTCGAATTCTCATCATCAATCAtcaattatttgttttcttcttctcagTCTCTTCACGACCAGTTTCCTGTTTCATGTAACGTTGGAGGTATATGCTACTCCAATAAGCTTTAACTTTTCTGGTTTTGATTCAAATCATCCTGAAATTTTTACTGAAAGAGATGCTTGTGTGAGCATTGAAGGAATTGACCTCACCACTAACACGCGTGGTACAGATCAAGGTAAGAGAGTTGGTCGAGCCACATATACAAACCCACTGCACCTCTGGGATAAAGTGTCAGGGAATCTCACCAACTTCACTACTCATTTctccttcatcatcaactcAAACGGTGAATCCAACTATGGCGATGGGCTAACATTTTTTCTTGCTCTGAATGGTTCTAGAGTTCCTCAAAATATGGAAGCTGGTGGTGGTCTTGGTCTTGCCATCAATGACAATGTTAGTCATGCATTGAACTACGCAGAAAATCAGTTTGTTGCGATTGAGTTTGATACCTATAAAAATCCCTGGGATCCTTTAAATGATCATGTAGGTATAAATATCAGGTCCATGAAATCTGTTGAGCATGTTTCTTGGCTGAGTGAAGTAAGACAAGGGATCACAACAGATGCTTGGATTAGATATGATTCAAGCCAGAAAGTTTTGAGCGTCAAATTTGCTCATATTGATCGTTATAGCAACTCAATTGTAGAGGGAAAGGTATCAGCTGTGGTTGATTTGGCCAAGCATTTACCTGAATGGGTTACTTTTGGCTTCTCTGCCAGCACTGGACTTTCCAAAGAGATGAACAGAATCACATCATGGGAGTTCAATTCAAGCTCCGACATTGTAGAACTGAATACCACTCAGTCTGATCCAGCAGGCACTGCGAATATCACACCTGCAGCTAATACTGGCTTACTTtcaaaaaaaagcaaaagtaaaattataggATTGGTGGCAGGATTAAGTGTTGGAGCTTGTGTTTCGATTGTTGGAGCAGGTTTTGCTTCATATCTCTTAAGGAGAAAAAAACAACTTAAGACGGATGATCCTGTCTTTGATTTTGCATTTAGTGATGATTTCAAAAATGGGACAGGACCAAGAAAATTATCTTACAATGAATTAGCAGATGCAACGGATAATTTCTCAGAGGTAAAAAAGCTTGGTGAAGGTGGATTTGGAGCAGTTTATAGAGGTTTTTTGAAGGAAATAAATTCCTATGTGGCTGTTAAGAGGGTGTCAAAGGAGTCTAAACAAGGTATCAAAGAGTACGCGGCAGAAGTGAAGATCATTAGCCGAATGAGGCATAGGAATTTGGTCAAGCTCATGGGTTGGTGCCATGAAAGAGAACTACTACTTGCATACGAGTTCATGCCCGGTGGCAGCCTAGATGCTCACCTTTTTAAAGGCAAAAGCCTATTGAAATGGGAGGTGAGGTACAAAATTGCACAGGGATTGGCATCCGCATTACTATACCTACACGAAGAAAGTGATCAGTGCGTGCTGCATAGAGATATTAAATCAAGCAACATTATGTTGGATTCCAGTTTCGATGCTAAACTTGGGGATTTCGGGTTAGCTAGGCTTGTTGATCATGCAAAAGGGTCTCAAACCACAGTTTTAGCAGGAACAATGGGATACATGGCTCCTGAATGTTTCACTACAGGAAAGGCAAGCAAGGAATCAGATATATATAGTTTTGGAGTTGTTGCATTGGAAATGGCATGTGGGAGAAGAGTGCTCGAACCAGGAATCGAAGAAAACCAAACAAGACTAATGGAATGGGTTTGGGAACTGTATGGAATTGGAAAACTTCTGCAAGCAGCTGACCCCAAACTTAGTGGAGATTTTAATGAACAAGAAATGGAGAGACTGATGATTGTTGGACTCTGCTGCGCGCATCCTGACCACGCTTTTCGGCCTTCCATAAGGCAAGTTATCAATTTATTGATTAGTTCTGAGGTTCCCTTGCCTGTCCTGCCACCAGAAATGCCTGTGCCAGCTTATCTTGCTCCTCCAGTTAAACTATCCATGTCATCATCTTATAGTAGTGCCAGCAGCATCAGGTCAATCCACAATTCAAGTATGCGGCTGATTCATTAA